AGCGGTTTTTTCCACGCTTTTTATCACGGTGAAACCGTTGCTTATCTCGACATGGCGTTTCTTCACGATGGCGTGCCGCAATTGATCATTCCGGCCAAATGGACTCCGCCCACATTATCTGAGCCGCAGCTCGACTGCCCCGCAGATTTCAGCGAGGTTCTACGCCGTCTGCTCGGTCGGTTGAATATCTGCTCAAAAGAAGCGGTAGTCCGGCGTTATGATCACGAAGTTCAGGCCGGGACGGTTGTTAAACCGTTGACCGGGGTCGCTAATGACGGGCCCTCCGATGCGGCCGTCTTTCGTCCGCTGCTCGATTCGTTTGAGGGAGCGGTGGTGGCTCACGGAATTTGCCCGCGTTACAGCGATATCGATACCTATCACATGATGGCGTGCGCTATCGATGAGGGGTTGCGTAATTACGTCGCGGTCGGTGGTCATATCGATCACGTCGCCGGGCTGGATAACTTCTGCTGGTGTGATCCGGTCAAAAGTGACAAAACCCCCGACGGTGAATATAAAGCCGCACAGCTGGTGCGCGCCAATCAGGCGCTTTACGATTATTGTCTCGCTTACGGAGTCCCGCTGATTTCCGGCAAGGATTCGATGAAGAATGATTATCAGATCGGTGCCAGCAAAATTTCGATTCCGCCGACCGTACTCTTCTCGGTCATTGGCAAAATTGACGATGTGCGAACCGCGTGTACCATGGATGCCAAACGTGTCGATGATCTGGTTTATCTGCTCGGCTCGACAGCGGATGAGTTGGGGGGGTCTGAATATTATGCCCTGTGCGGCGAGATTGGCAGTAATGTCCCACAGGTTGATGCAGCGACGGCTCTGGCACGTTACCGCACGCTTAACATTGCACAGCGTGAAGGTTTGGTGGCCAGTTGCCACGACTTGTCTGATGGCGGGCTGGCCGTTGCCCTGGCCGAAACGGCCTCGGCAGGGGGGGTCGGGATGACAGTGAACCTCGCCCAGGTGCCATTTGGCGGGGAGCCTCGCAATGATCGCATCCTCTTTTCAGAGAGTCAAAGTCGATTGCTGGTGACCGTTCACCCGGAGCATCGTGACCGCTTCGAACAGCTCTTTGCCGGTCAGGTTTGGGCGTTGATCGGCACCGTTGTCAGTGGCGGCAAGCTCCGCGTCGAAGGGCTTGCCGGGGAGTGTGTGATTGAGGCCGGAATTGACGATTTAAAAGAGGCGTGGCAGGCGCCGTTGAGGGAGCTGTAATATGGCGAAGGAAGTCAGAGCGGTTGTTATTGCCGGAAACGGCACCAATTGCGAACGCGAGGTGGCCTTTGCCTGTCGTCTGGCCGGAGCGGATGTTGCCGATATCGTTCACGTCGCAGAACTGCTGGCCGGGCGCGCCTGCCTCGATGACTATCATTTTCTCAATCTCGCCGGAGGATTTCTAGACGGTGACGATCTGGGGAGTGCCAAGGCGGGGGCCAATCGTTTGCTGCATGCCCCGATCGTTGGCAGTAACGAGAAGCTGATTGATCAGGTAAATCGTTTTATTGCCGCCGGGAAATTGGTCATGGGGGTGTGCAACGGCTTTCAGTTGATGGTCAAAATGGGACTCCTTCCGGCGCTCGACGGTGACCACGGCGCGCAAAGTGCGACCCTGACGGTTAATGATTCAGGGCGCTTTGAGGATCGCTGGACTTATCTGAAGCTTGATCCCGAATCACCGTGCATCTACACGCGCGGCCTGGCAGAGGGGATTTATCTGCCGGTGCGGCATGGTGAAGGAAAATTTGTCGTCGCCAGGGAGACAACGCTGGACGCCATTGAGGCCCGGCATCTGATCCCGCTAAAATATTCTACCGCGAACTACGCTGAACCGACTCTCGACTATCCGCTCAATCCAAACGGGTCAGTTCATGCGATTGCCGGGGTGTGTGATCAAAGCGGGCGCCTGTTCGGGCTAATGCCGCACCCGGAAGCGTATCTGCACCGTACCCATCACCCCCGCTGGACTCGCGATGAGGCGCTACCGGAAGAAGGGATGGGGTTGTGGCTCTATCAGAATGCGATCAACTTTATTCGCGCGGAATTACTTTAAACTTCACGTTCGTTTTTTCATGAACGCACCAACAGGGGACTCGTTGCATGGAAGACAAGTTTCATGATGAATGCGGGGTGTTCGGTATTTTTGATCACCCTGAAGCCGCAAACCTGACCTATCTTGGGCTTTACGCCCTGCAACATCGGGGGCAGGAGAGTTGCGGGATTGTTTCTTCCGACGGCACCGACCTTTATTCCTATCGCGGCCTGGGGATTGTCGCCGATGTTTTCAAAGACGATTCGATCTTTGCCACACTCCCCGGCAAAAGTGCCATCGGGCATGTTCGCTATTCAACCGCCGGTGGTAACGACTTCAGAAATTGTCAGCCGATTAAAGTTGATTATCACCGGGGCGGGATCGCTGTCGCCCATAACGGCAATCTGGTCAATGCACGTGAAATACGCAATCAACTGGAGAAGCAGGGCGCCATCTTTTCAACGGTCGCC
This region of Desulfuromonadaceae bacterium genomic DNA includes:
- a CDS encoding phosphoribosylformylglycinamidine synthase subunit PurQ, whose translation is MAKEVRAVVIAGNGTNCEREVAFACRLAGADVADIVHVAELLAGRACLDDYHFLNLAGGFLDGDDLGSAKAGANRLLHAPIVGSNEKLIDQVNRFIAAGKLVMGVCNGFQLMVKMGLLPALDGDHGAQSATLTVNDSGRFEDRWTYLKLDPESPCIYTRGLAEGIYLPVRHGEGKFVVARETTLDAIEARHLIPLKYSTANYAEPTLDYPLNPNGSVHAIAGVCDQSGRLFGLMPHPEAYLHRTHHPRWTRDEALPEEGMGLWLYQNAINFIRAELL